One genomic region from Conexibacter woesei DSM 14684 encodes:
- a CDS encoding peptidoglycan-binding protein, which yields MLRSLQPRRTKRTVALAASALAAAGAAAAILTVPRDDDPAPAIVREHTTSPVVRGTLGTTTIVPGKLQFTQMRTLPAGLSGVVTGLPAAGAQIDFGEALYLVNMQPALLLPGTVPMWRPFERGMPDGPDVQQLEAGLQAMGYFAGTVDRSFTELTATAIERMQRALGVSCVAPPRTARRAPSAADSPPSATPDTSAASPPPPATADASPATLGPTCGVLQLGTIVFGAGAVRVAERRTTVGATIEQGSPVLALSSDVKVVRADVRLDDQRLAARGAAAVIVLPAGTRVRGRVARVGAATERRQPSSSTSTIVIPTTIAVENQRRLGRLEHAPVTVHLPGVQRRGVLSVPVEALVALDDTHFAVEVPAAGSATERVPVRTGLFAAGRVEISGRGIRAGVQVVVPEG from the coding sequence ATGCTCAGATCTCTGCAACCCCGGCGGACGAAGCGGACCGTCGCGCTCGCCGCCTCGGCACTGGCCGCCGCCGGTGCCGCGGCGGCGATCCTGACCGTTCCGCGAGACGACGATCCGGCGCCCGCGATCGTCCGCGAGCACACGACGTCGCCCGTCGTCCGCGGCACGCTCGGGACGACGACGATCGTCCCGGGGAAGCTTCAGTTCACCCAGATGCGGACGCTGCCCGCCGGCCTCTCCGGCGTCGTCACAGGCCTGCCTGCCGCCGGCGCGCAGATCGACTTCGGCGAGGCGCTCTACCTCGTCAACATGCAGCCCGCGCTGCTGCTCCCGGGAACCGTCCCGATGTGGCGTCCGTTCGAGCGGGGCATGCCGGACGGCCCGGACGTGCAACAGCTCGAGGCCGGCCTGCAGGCGATGGGCTATTTCGCCGGCACCGTCGACAGGTCGTTCACGGAGCTGACGGCGACCGCGATCGAGCGGATGCAGCGCGCGCTCGGTGTGAGCTGCGTCGCACCGCCGAGAACCGCGAGAAGAGCGCCGTCGGCGGCAGACTCGCCGCCGTCTGCGACACCTGACACGTCAGCGGCGAGCCCGCCGCCACCTGCGACCGCCGACGCGTCGCCTGCGACGCTCGGCCCGACCTGCGGCGTGCTGCAGCTCGGGACGATCGTCTTCGGCGCCGGCGCAGTGCGCGTGGCGGAACGCCGGACCACGGTCGGAGCGACGATCGAGCAGGGCAGCCCGGTGCTCGCCCTCTCCTCGGACGTGAAGGTCGTGCGCGCCGACGTCAGACTCGACGACCAGCGACTCGCCGCCAGGGGCGCGGCCGCCGTGATCGTGCTCCCCGCCGGCACCCGCGTGAGAGGTCGCGTCGCCCGCGTGGGCGCTGCGACCGAGCGTCGGCAGCCGAGCTCCAGCACCAGCACGATCGTGATCCCGACGACGATCGCCGTCGAGAACCAACGGCGGCTCGGCCGCCTCGAGCACGCGCCGGTGACCGTTCACCTCCCCGGCGTGCAGCGTCGCGGCGTCCTCTCCGTCCCGGTCGAGGCGCTCGTCGCGCTCGACGACACGCACTTCGCCGTCGAGGTCCCCGCCGCAGGCAGCGCGACGGAGCGCGTGCCGGTGAGAACCGGTCTGTTCGCGGCAGGACGCGTCGAGATCTCCGGGCGCGGCATCCGCGCGGGAGTCCAGGTCGTGGTGCCCGAGGGGTAG
- a CDS encoding ABC transporter permease codes for MRAVLSALGIAIGIAAMIAVVGISASSRERLNAQLSALGTNLLTMQPGEQFGGETIPLPPDAVARILRIPGVQNAAATGQLAETHIYRNRTIDPGLTGGIAVLATDLRLLEVVGGRIERGRWLNPATARYPTVVLGRDAARRLGVGRSGGLVWLGGLNVSVAGILAPVALAPELDGAALVGIPAARRAFGFDGRPTTVYERSTDATVPTVRELLGPTVQPQTPNGVEVSRPSDVLAAKNAADDAFTGLLLALGSIALLVGGIGVANTMVISVLERRREIGLRRALGATRRHIRLQFLAEALLLSTLGGIAGAALGAAVSAAIAAANGWVPVIPLPVLAAGVAATTLIGGIAGLYPAIRAARTPPTVALSS; via the coding sequence ATGCGGGCCGTTCTGTCCGCGCTCGGCATCGCGATCGGGATCGCGGCGATGATCGCCGTCGTCGGCATCTCGGCGTCGAGCCGCGAGCGGCTGAATGCGCAGCTCTCCGCGCTGGGCACCAACCTGCTGACGATGCAGCCCGGCGAGCAGTTCGGCGGCGAGACGATCCCGCTCCCCCCAGACGCCGTCGCCCGGATCCTGCGCATCCCAGGCGTCCAGAACGCGGCCGCCACCGGCCAGCTCGCCGAGACGCACATCTACCGCAACCGGACGATCGACCCCGGGCTGACCGGTGGCATCGCGGTCCTGGCGACCGACCTGCGGCTGCTCGAGGTCGTCGGCGGCCGTATCGAGCGGGGCCGCTGGCTCAACCCGGCGACCGCCCGCTACCCGACGGTCGTGCTCGGCCGCGACGCGGCCCGGCGCCTGGGGGTGGGCCGCAGCGGTGGCCTGGTCTGGCTCGGTGGCCTCAACGTCTCGGTCGCCGGCATCCTCGCGCCGGTGGCGCTCGCTCCGGAGCTCGACGGGGCCGCCCTGGTCGGGATCCCGGCCGCCCGCCGGGCGTTCGGGTTCGACGGGCGACCGACGACCGTCTACGAGCGCTCGACCGACGCCACCGTCCCCACCGTCCGCGAGCTGCTGGGGCCGACGGTCCAACCGCAGACTCCGAACGGCGTGGAGGTCTCGCGCCCGTCCGACGTGCTCGCCGCCAAGAACGCCGCCGACGACGCCTTCACCGGCCTGCTGCTGGCGCTGGGGTCGATCGCGCTGCTCGTCGGCGGGATCGGCGTGGCCAACACGATGGTGATCTCGGTGCTGGAGCGCCGGCGGGAGATCGGCCTGCGGCGCGCGCTCGGCGCGACCCGTCGCCACATCCGCCTGCAGTTCCTCGCCGAGGCGCTGCTGCTCTCGACGCTCGGCGGCATCGCCGGCGCGGCCCTCGGCGCCGCGGTCAGTGCCGCGATCGCCGCCGCGAACGGCTGGGTCCCGGTGATTCCGCTGCCCGTTCTGGCGGCCGGCGTAGCGGCGACGACGCTGATCGGCGGCATCGCCGGCCTCTACCCCGCGATCCGCGCCGCCCGGACGCCGCCGACGGTGGCGCTCAGCAGCTGA
- a CDS encoding ABC transporter ATP-binding protein, with amino-acid sequence MKAMIRLEDVGRQYGDPPVHALAGVSLTIADGEFVAIVGPSGSGKSTMLNVVGTLDRPTSGRALIGGVDVQTLSDTELSALRAHRIGFVFQQFHLSEGVSALANVADGLLYTGRPPRERAGRARDALERVGLAHRLSHRPNQLSGGERQRVAIARAVVGAPPLLLADEPTGNLDSRAGESIVELLYALNQSGTTIVVITHDPELAERLPRQITIKDGRLVSDSGTPR; translated from the coding sequence ATGAAGGCGATGATCCGCCTCGAGGACGTCGGCCGGCAATACGGCGATCCCCCGGTCCACGCGCTCGCCGGCGTGTCGCTGACGATCGCCGACGGCGAGTTCGTCGCGATCGTCGGACCGAGCGGGTCGGGCAAGTCGACGATGCTCAACGTCGTCGGCACCCTCGACCGGCCGACCTCCGGCCGCGCGCTGATCGGCGGTGTCGACGTGCAGACCCTGTCGGACACCGAGCTGTCGGCGCTGCGCGCGCACCGGATCGGCTTCGTCTTCCAGCAGTTCCACCTCAGCGAGGGCGTCAGCGCGCTGGCCAACGTCGCCGACGGGCTGCTCTACACCGGCCGGCCGCCCCGGGAGCGCGCGGGCCGCGCGCGCGACGCGCTGGAGCGAGTGGGGCTGGCGCACCGCCTGTCCCACCGGCCCAACCAGCTCTCCGGCGGCGAGCGCCAACGCGTGGCGATCGCGCGAGCCGTCGTCGGAGCACCGCCGCTGCTGCTCGCCGACGAGCCGACCGGCAACCTCGACTCGCGCGCCGGCGAGAGCATCGTCGAACTGCTGTACGCGCTCAACCAGTCCGGCACGACGATCGTCGTCATCACCCACGACCCCGAGCTCGCCGAGCGGCTGCCGCGCCAGATCACGATCAAGGACGGACGGCTTGTCTCCGACTCCGGCACACCGAGATGA
- a CDS encoding DHA2 family efflux MFS transporter permease subunit — protein MTAARWVTLAVVSAATAMLLLDVTIVYVALPAIQQDLGASFASMQWVIDAYTVALAATLLGAGALADRLGRRVVFAAGLAVFTIFSALCGLAGSALVLDLARGAQGIGAAAMFAASLAILAHEFRGAERGFALGVWGAITGAALAVGPLLGGLVVDGLSWRWIFLVNVPLGIVLVIATLRALPESREPRPGRLDVAGMVLFGAATFLAVLGLIRGNEDGWGSAPIVAALVGAGLLFVAFVAVERRAEAPMLPLALFRIPAFSGTALIAFAQSVAIYPLLLFLAIYLQNALGYTPTEAGLRLLPMTLLILAVAPISGKLTGRLTLRVPLVGGLVLFGIALFAMRGIAPEDEWTRLLPGLLIGGVAVGMISPALAAAMVAVLPVERSGLSSGINNTFRQLGIAIGIAGLGAIFDHHADVGTAAGITHGLHAVGLVAAIVAVVAAAVAWPLLGRQRSTPAATTAAAERPAAG, from the coding sequence ATGACCGCGGCGCGCTGGGTCACGCTGGCGGTCGTCTCGGCGGCGACCGCGATGCTGCTGCTCGACGTGACGATCGTCTACGTCGCGCTGCCCGCGATCCAGCAGGATCTCGGGGCGTCGTTCGCGTCGATGCAGTGGGTGATCGACGCCTACACCGTCGCGCTCGCCGCGACGCTGCTGGGTGCGGGCGCGCTCGCCGACCGGCTCGGCCGCCGCGTCGTCTTCGCCGCCGGGCTCGCCGTCTTCACGATCTTCTCGGCGTTGTGCGGGCTGGCCGGCTCGGCGCTCGTGCTCGACCTCGCGCGCGGCGCGCAGGGGATCGGGGCGGCGGCGATGTTCGCCGCCTCGCTGGCGATCCTCGCGCACGAGTTCCGGGGCGCCGAGCGCGGGTTCGCGCTCGGGGTGTGGGGCGCGATCACCGGGGCCGCGCTCGCGGTCGGGCCGCTGCTGGGCGGGCTCGTCGTCGACGGGCTGAGCTGGCGCTGGATCTTCCTCGTCAACGTCCCGCTCGGCATCGTCCTCGTCATCGCGACGTTGCGGGCGCTGCCGGAGTCGCGCGAGCCGCGCCCGGGCCGGCTCGACGTCGCCGGGATGGTGCTGTTCGGCGCCGCGACCTTCCTCGCCGTGCTCGGCCTGATCCGCGGCAACGAAGACGGCTGGGGCAGCGCGCCGATCGTCGCGGCCCTGGTCGGCGCCGGGCTGCTCTTCGTCGCGTTCGTCGCCGTCGAGCGGCGCGCCGAGGCGCCGATGCTGCCGCTCGCGCTGTTCCGCATCCCCGCGTTCAGCGGCACGGCGCTGATCGCGTTCGCGCAGTCGGTCGCGATCTACCCGCTGCTGCTGTTCCTCGCGATCTACCTCCAGAACGCGCTCGGCTACACGCCGACCGAGGCTGGGCTGCGGCTGCTGCCGATGACGCTGCTGATCCTCGCGGTGGCGCCGATCTCGGGCAAGCTGACCGGCCGGTTGACGCTGCGCGTCCCGCTCGTCGGCGGGCTCGTGCTGTTCGGGATCGCGCTGTTCGCGATGCGCGGCATCGCGCCCGAGGACGAGTGGACGCGGCTGCTGCCCGGCCTGCTGATCGGCGGTGTCGCGGTCGGCATGATCAGCCCCGCGCTCGCCGCCGCGATGGTCGCCGTCCTGCCCGTCGAGCGCAGCGGCCTCTCCTCGGGCATCAACAACACGTTCCGTCAGCTCGGGATCGCGATCGGCATCGCCGGCCTCGGCGCGATCTTCGACCACCACGCCGACGTGGGCACCGCCGCCGGGATCACGCACGGGCTCCACGCCGTCGGGCTCGTCGCCGCGATCGTCGCAGTCGTCGCCGCCGCGGTCGCGTGGCCGCTGCTCGGCAGGCAGCGCTCGACGCCGGCTGCCACGACGGCCGCCGCCGAGCGCCCAGCGGCGGGCTGA